The following are from one region of the Hemibagrus wyckioides isolate EC202008001 linkage group LG24, SWU_Hwy_1.0, whole genome shotgun sequence genome:
- the eif3ba gene encoding eukaryotic translation initiation factor 3, subunit Ba, whose translation MRGTEEMEAEVEFDEGEEPSFSDPEDFEDDISDQELLGDVLREQPQEADGIDSVIVVDNVPQVGPDRLEKLKNVIHKIFSKFGKITNEFYPEADGKTKGYIFLEYSVPSHAHEAVKNADGYKLDKQHTFRVNLFTDFDKYMTISDEWEPPEKQPFKDFGNLRHWLEDPDCRDQYSVIYDSGEKTGIFSNDVKEPIEVEERARWTETYVRWSPKGTYLATFHQRGIALWGGEKFKQIQRFSHQGVQLIDFSPCERYVVTFSPLMDTKDDPQAIIIWDVLTGQKKRGFHCESSAHWPIFKWSPDGKFFARMTQDTLSIYETPSMGLLDKKSLKINGIKDFSWSPGDNIIAFWVPEDKDIPARVTLMQLPSRNEIRVRNLFNVVDCKLHWQKNGDYLCVKVDRTPKGTQGIVTNFEIFRMREKQVPVDVVEMKEGIIAFAWEPNGSRFAVLHGESPRINASFYHVKSNGKIDLIKTFDKQQANSIFWSPQGQFLVLAGLRSMNGALAFVDTSDCTMMNIAEHYMASDVEWDPTGRFVVTSVSWWSHKVDNAYWLWTFQGRLLQKNNKDRFCQLLWRPRPPSLLSQEQIKAIKKDLKKYSKIFEQKDRLSQSKASKELVDKRRSMMEEYRKYREAAMKMYQEQRPLRLELRGGVDTDELDSNVDDWEEETIEFFINEEIIPIGDL comes from the exons AGAGGACTTTGAGGATGACATCAGTGATCAGG AGCTGCTGGGAGACGTCCTGAGAGAGCAACCTCAGGAGGCAGACGGCATTGACTCGGTCATCGTCGTTGACAACGTTCCCCAAGTAGGACCCGATCGTCTGGAGAAACTAAAGAACGTCATCCACAAGATCTTCTCCAAGTTCGGCAAAATCACCAACGAGTTCTATCCAGAAGCAGATGGAAAGACCAAGGG GTACATTTTTCTGGAGTACTCCGTCCCGAGTCACGCACACGAAGCGGTGAAGAACGCCGATGGCTACAAGTTGGATAAGCAGCACACCTTCCGCGTCAACCTGTTCACCGATTTCGACAA GTACATGACCATCAGTGATGAATGGGAACCACCTGAGAAGCAGCCCTTCAAAGATTTT GGAAATCTGCGCCACTGGTTGGAGGACCCCGACTGCCGAGATCAGTACAGCGTGATCTACGATTCCGGTGAGAAAACGGGCATCTTCTCCAACGATGTCAAGGAACCCATTGAGGTTGAAGAAAGAGCG cgCTGGACAGAAACCTACGTGCGCTGGTCTCCTAAAGGCACCTACCTGGCCACGTTCCATCAGAGAGGCATTGCGCTGTGGGGTGGAGAGAAGTTCAAACAGATTCAGAGGTTCAGCCATCAGGGAGTGCAGCTTATCGACTTCTCCCCTTGCGAGAG gtATGTGGTTACATTTAGCCCCCTGATGGACACGAAAGACGATCCTCAGGCCATCATAATCTGGGACGTTCTGACTGGCCAGAAGAAGAGAGGTTTCCACTGCGAGAGCTCTGCCCACTGGCCAATCTTCAA GTGGAGTCCAGATGGGAAGTTCTTTGCTAGAATGACTCAGGACACCCTCAGCATCTACGAGACACCG TCAATGGGACTTTTGGATAAGAAGAGTTTGAAGATAAACGGAATTAA AGATTTCTCCTGGTCCCCTGGTGACAACATCATTGCCTTCTGGGTTCCTGAGGACAAAGACATCCCAGCGAGAGTGACCCTCATGCAGCTTCCGTCCAGGAACGAGATCCGAGTGCGCAATCTGTTCAACGTGGTGGACTGCAAACTTCACTGGCAGAAGAACGGCGATTATCTTTGCGTCAAGGTGGACAGGACTCCTAAGGGAACACAG GGAATTGTCACAAATTTTGAGATCTTCCGCATGAGGGAGAAGCAGGTTCCtgtggatgttgtggagatgaaaG AGGGCATCATTGCCTTTGCCTGGGAGCCCAATGGGAGCAGGTTTGCAGTTCTGCATGGAGAATCCCCCAGGATCAACGCTTCCTTTTACCATGTGAAGAGCAACGGCAAAATCGACCTGATCA aaaCATTTGACAAACAGCAGGCCAACAGCATCTTCTGGAGTCCTCAGGGCCAGTTTCTGGTCTTGGCTGGATTGAGGAG CATGAACGGCGCTCTGGCGTTTGTGGACACTTCAGACTGCACCATGATGAACATTGCTGAGCATTACATGGCCTCTGATGTGGAATGGGACCCAACTGGCAGATTTGTGGTCACCTCTGTTTCTTGGTGGAGCCACaag GTAGACAACGCGTACTGGCTGTGGACGTTTCAAGGGCGACTGctacagaaaaacaacaaagacCGTTTCTGCCAGCTGCTGTGGCGGCCTcgtcctccttctctcctctcccagGAGCAGATAAAG GCCATCAAGAAAGACCTGAAGAAATACTCCAAGATCTTTGAGCAGAAAGATCGACTCAGCCAGTCGAAGGCTTCAAAG GAGCTGGTAGACAAGAGACGCTCAATGATGGAGGAGTACCGCAAGTACCGCGAGGCTGCCATGAAGATGTATCAGGAGCAGAGACCTCTCCGCCTCGAGCTCAGAGGAG GTGTGGACACTGATGAACTGGACAGTAATGTCGATGACTGGGAAGAGGAGACCATTGAGTTTTTCATCAATGAAGA